One Curtobacterium sp. MCLR17_032 genomic window carries:
- a CDS encoding AraC family transcriptional regulator, which yields MTHLRPSSGTPDGFRAVRLAGTSATRPASLSDTYGTGGGIGDERSAFRYTGAGDADLSLRGSAVEGRRTGTMEPRADHIVFWIGDGSAVITDQDGVRTTVRPGQPFLIAAAFRYDFEAATGRVSMLHLSDRLLRSALAAEGIQVAGPLRFRRTESDADLAALRSVLQELGAAITDESVVGRERAELNARVARTVVATFPVDAPATTSSERLRVALTYIQEHAQGEVTLADIAAAAGMSPRGLQQSFNRSVGVSPLAHLRNVRLDAVHEALRSADPSTAAVAEVAREWGFAHLGRFSGAYRARFGELPSATLRSGVHAD from the coding sequence GTGACCCATCTGCGCCCGAGCTCGGGGACCCCCGACGGCTTCCGTGCCGTCCGGTTGGCGGGGACGAGTGCGACCCGACCCGCGAGTCTCAGCGACACGTACGGTACCGGCGGTGGCATCGGCGACGAGCGCTCGGCGTTCCGGTACACCGGCGCTGGTGACGCCGACCTGTCGCTCCGCGGATCCGCGGTCGAGGGCCGCCGGACCGGCACGATGGAGCCCCGCGCCGACCACATCGTCTTCTGGATCGGGGACGGCAGCGCGGTCATCACCGACCAGGACGGTGTCCGCACCACGGTCCGCCCCGGCCAGCCGTTCCTCATCGCCGCCGCGTTCCGCTACGACTTCGAGGCCGCCACCGGCCGTGTGTCGATGCTGCACCTGTCGGACCGGCTCCTGCGGTCGGCGCTCGCCGCCGAGGGCATCCAGGTCGCCGGCCCCCTGCGGTTCCGCCGGACCGAGTCCGACGCCGACCTCGCCGCACTGCGGTCGGTCCTGCAGGAGCTCGGTGCCGCGATCACGGACGAGTCGGTCGTCGGCCGCGAGCGCGCCGAACTGAACGCCCGCGTCGCCCGGACCGTGGTCGCCACGTTCCCGGTGGACGCCCCCGCGACCACGAGCAGCGAGCGACTCCGCGTCGCGCTGACGTACATCCAGGAGCACGCGCAGGGCGAGGTCACGCTCGCGGACATCGCCGCCGCCGCCGGGATGAGCCCGCGCGGGCTGCAGCAGTCGTTCAACCGGTCGGTCGGGGTGTCGCCGCTGGCGCACCTGCGGAACGTCCGGCTCGACGCCGTGCACGAGGCACTCCGGTCGGCCGATCCGTCGACCGCCGCGGTGGCCGAGGTCGCCCGGGAGTGGGGCTTCGCCCACCTCGGTCGGTTCTCCGGCGCGTACCGGGCACGGTTCGGCGAGCTGCCGAGTGCGACGCTGCGGAGCGGCGTGCACGCGGACTGA
- a CDS encoding copper homeostasis protein CutC, whose translation MTGRSTSPSLEIAVTSATGAATALAGGADRVELCSALELGGLTPSQGLVEAAVATGLPVHVLVRCRPGGFVHDRDELDLMERELVAVLRSGATGVVVGALRPDRTLDTDALARFVAAARTERSDAEVTLHRAIDHAADPVAAAATLAELGFTRVLTSGGAPTALAGADTIARMVAASGSVQVMAGAGVTPADVPVLLGTGAAAVHLSAKRLADTAHGGVPMGAGDSGGGHFETDAEVVRAARAAVDAHRD comes from the coding sequence TCGGCGACGGGAGCCGCGACCGCCCTGGCCGGGGGCGCCGACCGCGTGGAACTCTGCAGCGCGCTCGAGCTCGGCGGCCTCACCCCGTCGCAGGGGCTCGTCGAGGCCGCCGTCGCCACCGGGCTGCCCGTGCACGTCCTGGTCCGCTGCCGTCCGGGCGGCTTCGTGCACGACCGGGACGAACTCGACCTGATGGAACGCGAACTCGTCGCCGTGCTGCGCTCCGGGGCGACCGGTGTCGTGGTCGGAGCCCTCCGCCCCGACCGCACGCTCGACACCGACGCCCTCGCCCGCTTCGTGGCCGCCGCCCGCACCGAGCGGTCCGACGCCGAGGTCACCCTGCACCGGGCGATCGACCACGCCGCCGACCCCGTCGCCGCCGCCGCCACGCTCGCCGAGCTCGGGTTCACCCGCGTCCTGACCTCCGGCGGGGCCCCGACCGCCCTCGCCGGCGCCGACACCATCGCACGGATGGTCGCGGCCTCGGGGTCCGTCCAGGTGATGGCCGGCGCCGGCGTCACGCCCGCGGACGTGCCCGTGCTGCTCGGGACCGGGGCCGCCGCCGTGCACCTCTCGGCGAAGCGGCTGGCGGACACCGCGCACGGGGGCGTGCCGATGGGCGCCGGGGACTCCGGGGGCGGGCACTTCGAGACCGACGCCGAGGTGGTGCGGGCAGCGCGGGCTGCGGTGGACGCGCACCGCGACTGA
- the glgX gene encoding glycogen debranching protein GlgX produces MTSSTRNPLGVTLVDGGANVAVFSSTAERIEFCRFDDDGTEHRTELTNRTGYTFHDVVPDVIVGTRYGFRVHGAWDPANGLRHNPAKLLLDPYATAIDGGYQWGQELFGHDMDEPEQMDESDSAAAMPRSVVADRSFDWDGDTRLETPLADTVVYEVHVKGFTKQHPDVPEEIRGTYAGLAHPAAIKHLTDLGITAVELLPIHQFVQDSTLEDKGLRNYWGYNSIGFFAPHNEYAASGTAGQQVAEFKEMVKALHAAGLEVILDVVYNHTAEGNHMGPTLSFKGLDNQSYYRLVEGDEANYFDTTGTGNSLNVSHPTALGLITDSLRYWVEEMHVDGFRFDLATTLTRQDGEAEKHSAFLDIIHQDPVLRDVKMIAEPWDTAGYQVGGFPADWSEWNGKYRDDLRSFWRGDEGTLGDAVQRVLGSPDVYEGSRRSPLCSVDFVTAHDGFTLADLTMYAEKHNEANGEDNNDGESNNTSFNGGIEGPTDDGAVNDYRDRQRRNFLGTLLLSAGVPMILGGDEIARSQGGNNNAYCQDDEISWFDWAAADQDLLAFTTAAIAFRQQHVALRPEWYRTAPGDSPSTVSVLRADANGFEDGDWTDGGNRAVILVLAQGDDSIALLLNASETTVEFTLPERPGGGTWSLGLSSDQDQAVDGDATTLLVRDASFTALQ; encoded by the coding sequence ATGACCTCCTCCACGCGGAACCCCCTCGGCGTCACCCTCGTCGACGGCGGCGCCAACGTCGCCGTCTTCTCCAGCACCGCCGAGCGCATCGAGTTCTGCCGGTTCGACGACGACGGCACCGAGCACCGGACCGAGCTGACGAACCGCACCGGCTACACCTTCCACGACGTCGTGCCGGACGTCATCGTCGGCACCCGCTACGGCTTCCGCGTGCACGGCGCCTGGGACCCGGCGAACGGCCTGCGCCACAACCCGGCGAAGCTCCTGCTCGACCCCTACGCCACCGCGATCGACGGCGGGTACCAGTGGGGCCAGGAACTGTTCGGCCACGACATGGACGAGCCGGAGCAGATGGACGAGTCCGACTCGGCCGCCGCCATGCCCCGCTCGGTCGTCGCCGACCGCTCGTTCGACTGGGACGGCGACACCCGCCTCGAGACCCCGCTGGCCGACACCGTCGTCTACGAGGTCCACGTGAAGGGCTTCACCAAGCAGCACCCCGACGTGCCCGAGGAGATCCGCGGCACCTACGCGGGCCTGGCGCACCCGGCCGCGATCAAGCACCTCACCGACCTCGGCATCACCGCGGTCGAGCTGCTGCCGATCCACCAGTTCGTGCAGGACTCCACGCTCGAGGACAAGGGCCTCCGCAACTACTGGGGCTACAACAGCATCGGCTTCTTCGCCCCGCACAACGAGTACGCCGCCTCGGGCACCGCCGGCCAGCAGGTCGCGGAGTTCAAGGAGATGGTCAAGGCGCTGCACGCCGCGGGCCTCGAGGTCATCCTGGACGTCGTCTACAACCACACCGCCGAGGGCAACCACATGGGCCCGACGCTGTCCTTCAAGGGCCTCGACAACCAGTCGTACTACCGGCTGGTCGAGGGCGACGAGGCGAACTACTTCGACACCACCGGCACGGGCAACAGCCTCAACGTGTCGCACCCGACGGCGCTCGGCCTCATCACGGACTCGCTCCGCTACTGGGTCGAGGAGATGCACGTCGACGGCTTCCGCTTCGACCTCGCCACGACCCTGACCCGTCAGGACGGCGAGGCCGAGAAGCACTCCGCGTTCCTCGACATCATCCACCAGGACCCGGTGCTCCGCGACGTCAAGATGATCGCCGAGCCCTGGGACACCGCCGGCTACCAGGTCGGTGGCTTCCCGGCCGACTGGTCCGAGTGGAACGGCAAGTACCGCGACGACCTCCGCTCGTTCTGGCGCGGCGACGAGGGCACCCTCGGTGACGCCGTGCAGCGTGTCCTCGGCTCCCCCGACGTCTACGAGGGCTCCCGCCGCTCGCCGCTCTGCTCGGTCGACTTCGTCACCGCGCACGACGGCTTCACGCTGGCCGACCTCACCATGTACGCCGAGAAGCACAACGAGGCGAACGGCGAGGACAACAACGACGGCGAGAGCAACAACACCTCGTTCAACGGCGGCATCGAGGGCCCGACCGACGACGGCGCGGTGAACGACTACCGCGACCGCCAGCGCCGGAACTTCCTCGGCACGCTGCTGCTCTCGGCCGGTGTGCCGATGATCCTGGGTGGTGACGAGATCGCCCGCTCGCAGGGCGGCAACAACAACGCCTACTGCCAGGACGACGAGATCTCGTGGTTCGACTGGGCCGCGGCGGACCAGGACCTGCTCGCGTTCACGACCGCGGCGATCGCGTTCCGCCAGCAGCACGTCGCGCTGCGCCCGGAGTGGTACCGCACCGCTCCCGGTGACTCGCCATCGACCGTGTCGGTGCTCCGCGCCGACGCCAACGGCTTCGAGGACGGCGACTGGACCGACGGCGGCAACCGCGCCGTGATCCTGGTGCTCGCGCAGGGCGACGACAGCATCGCGCTGCTCCTCAACGCCTCCGAGACGACCGTCGAGTTCACGCTGCCGGAGCGTCCGGGCGGCGGCACCTGGTCCCTCGGCCTGTCGAGCGACCAGGACCAGGCCGTGGACGGCGACGCGACGACGCTGCTCGTCCGCGACGCCTCCTTCACGGCCCTGCAGTAG